In Ornithinibacter aureus, the genomic stretch GCCGTCGGTCATGACGTAGGCGACCCTCGCGTGCGGGTGAGTGGACCGGATGCCGGCGAGCACCGCCGGGAGGGCGGAGTGCAGGTCCGCGACGACCACCGGCATCCCCGCGAGGTCGTCGGCGTCGGCGAGGTCAGCGTGGTGCGGGCTGTCCTGTTCGTCGACGGCGAGCAGCATCTGCTGCATCGGGGTGTACCGCGCCTTGACGATGTGCCCGGGTCCGGTCTCCGGGTCGGCCGGAAGGTGGTCGGTGCGGGCCACGACGAACGCGAGCCCCCCGGTGCCGAGCCCGCGCAGCAGGGCCGACGCGTTGAGCAGCACCCGCTCGCCGACGGCGGGTTCGCCGACCATCGCGGTGTAAGCGAGCGCCCGAACAGGCGGATCGGCCGTCTCGTCCAGGGCCACGGAGTACTCCACGGCGCCCGGCCATCGACGCACCTGCTCGACCACGGTCCCGGCTCGCCACTGCATCACGCTCGGCAGCGTATCCGTCAGGTAGCGTCTGGCGGGTGAGCAACGAGCCCGGCGCAGGCACCCCCTCGGCGGCACAGGTGAAGACCGAGCGACTGCTCAACCTCGTGCTGGTGCTGCTCTACACCCGCCGGCCGCTGCCCAAGGCGCAGATCCGCTCGCTCGTGCCGCAGTACGGGCAGTCGGCGTCGACCGAGGCCTTCGAGAGGATGTTCGAGCGCGACAAGGACGAGCTGCGCGAGCTCGGCATACCGCTGGTCACCGAGGACATCGACCCGCTGCACGAGGACGAGCCCGGCTACCGCATCCACCAGCGCGAGTACGCCCTGCCCGACATCGCCTTCGAGCCCGACGAGCTCGCCGTGCTCGGGTTGGCCAGCCGCACCTGGGCGCAGGCGAGCCTGGCCGGCCCGGCCGCTGCCGCCCTGCGCAAGCTGCGCGCTGCCGGGGTCGAGCGCGACGTCGACGCGCTCATCGGCATCGAACCACGGCTGCGCACCACCGAACCCGCCTTCGACGCCGTCAAGGACGGTGTGTTGCGACGGGTGGTGCTGACCTTCGGCTACCGGCGCCCCGAGGCCACCGAGGTGCAGGTGCGCACGGTGCA encodes the following:
- a CDS encoding helix-turn-helix transcriptional regulator, whose product is MSNEPGAGTPSAAQVKTERLLNLVLVLLYTRRPLPKAQIRSLVPQYGQSASTEAFERMFERDKDELRELGIPLVTEDIDPLHEDEPGYRIHQREYALPDIAFEPDELAVLGLASRTWAQASLAGPAAAALRKLRAAGVERDVDALIGIEPRLRTTEPAFDAVKDGVLRRVVLTFGYRRPEATEVQVRTVQPWSLVSWHGRWYLNAYDLEREAPRVFRLSRIVGTVKASGRAGAFEVPEDHEPQSMVRRVARPQTQPSPAVLRVRRDTGHSLRRRARTVGSVDDTWDLVDLDHGDLDAFAEELAGYGPDVVVEQPPELVDAVVERLRGALAAHGGMG